One segment of Vagococcus martis DNA contains the following:
- a CDS encoding GNAT family N-acetyltransferase gives MESKDAHKNLTLKKVELKYLKQFNELLRYVFQVTDSDIEESGYEDESEIIRAKRPVLREADVYGWFTDDDELISQLAIYPCEVNIHDTVYDMAGLTGVGTYPEYTNMGLMSDLIKLGLNKMRENKQWISYLYPYNIPYYRRKGWEIMSDKISFQIKDTQLPKPADVPGYVEREDIDHEDVFKVYEAFAAQNHGAMIRSDLNWEEYWRWENEEERTAAIYYSADGEPCGVCFYWIAEEVFHIKEMFYLNQEARKGLWNFVSAHFSMIDYVDGTTYKNEPIAFLFEDSEIKESIEPYFMARIVDVAQFIKQYPFITTGKPFHFVVTDPIAEWNNNTFSLMWDEDNELTVTNEAIGNPVFIDIQTLTALLMSYKRPSYLYRIERLKTDKETLRTLERIIPDQEAYFSDYF, from the coding sequence ATGGAATCAAAAGATGCACATAAGAATTTAACATTAAAGAAAGTGGAACTAAAATACCTGAAACAATTTAATGAACTTCTTCGCTATGTGTTTCAAGTCACTGACTCGGATATTGAGGAAAGTGGTTACGAAGACGAGTCAGAAATTATCCGTGCGAAACGTCCTGTTTTAAGGGAAGCTGACGTTTATGGGTGGTTTACGGATGATGACGAACTGATCAGCCAACTTGCCATCTATCCCTGTGAAGTTAACATCCATGATACAGTGTATGATATGGCTGGATTGACGGGTGTTGGGACGTATCCAGAATACACTAATATGGGATTGATGAGTGACTTAATCAAACTAGGTTTAAACAAAATGCGTGAGAACAAGCAATGGATTTCTTACCTTTATCCCTATAATATTCCCTACTATCGTCGCAAGGGTTGGGAGATTATGTCTGATAAAATTTCGTTTCAAATCAAAGATACACAATTACCAAAACCTGCTGATGTACCAGGCTATGTCGAACGTGAAGACATCGATCATGAAGATGTGTTTAAAGTTTATGAAGCCTTTGCCGCGCAAAATCATGGGGCAATGATTCGCTCAGACTTAAACTGGGAAGAATATTGGCGTTGGGAAAATGAAGAAGAACGAACAGCAGCAATCTATTACAGTGCAGATGGTGAGCCTTGCGGGGTGTGTTTTTACTGGATAGCTGAAGAAGTGTTTCATATCAAAGAGATGTTCTATTTAAACCAAGAAGCTAGAAAAGGTCTTTGGAATTTTGTGTCGGCCCATTTTTCGATGATTGATTATGTCGATGGTACGACCTACAAAAACGAACCTATCGCTTTTTTATTTGAAGATAGTGAAATCAAAGAATCGATTGAGCCTTATTTTATGGCACGAATTGTCGATGTGGCACAATTTATCAAGCAGTATCCGTTTATCACAACTGGTAAACCTTTCCATTTTGTTGTCACAGATCCTATTGCTGAATGGAATAATAATACCTTTAGTTTAATGTGGGATGAGGACAATGAGTTGACGGTAACCAATGAAGCCATTGGCAATCCAGTGTTTATTGATATCCAAACACTGACAGCATTACTTATGAGCTACAAACGGCCATCTTACCTTTACCGTATTGAGCGATTAAAAACGGATAAAGAAACACTTAGAACGTTAGAGAGAATTATTCCTGATCAAGAAGCATACTTTAGTGATTATTTTTGA